In Maridesulfovibrio sp., a single genomic region encodes these proteins:
- a CDS encoding HPr family phosphocarrier protein: MIEKSDLPEVFPEGEETAVRTVVVVNQLGLHARPAARLAQEAQGFEAEITVICEEQEVDAKSILDLLTLAAAQGSKLELRANGCDAAAALDCLEELFKTRFGEEK; this comes from the coding sequence ATGATTGAAAAGAGTGATCTGCCGGAAGTTTTCCCGGAAGGGGAAGAAACGGCTGTCCGGACGGTGGTTGTAGTCAACCAGCTGGGGTTGCATGCCCGTCCGGCCGCTCGTCTGGCACAGGAAGCCCAGGGTTTCGAGGCGGAGATCACCGTCATCTGCGAGGAACAGGAAGTGGATGCCAAGAGCATCCTTGATCTTCTCACTCTGGCTGCAGCCCAGGGGAGCAAGCTTGAACTGCGCGCCAACGGGTGCGATGCTGCCGCGGCACTAGATTGCCTGGAAGAACTTTTCAAAACCAGATTCGGCGAGGAAAAATAA
- a CDS encoding PTS system mannose/fructose/sorbose family transporter subunit IID, producing MEEKTGKRSLGPAFVRSFLRCYFASAGFNTRGLQNVGFSYAMQPGLEAIYDDPAELAKARKRYVKHFNSHPFWAPLLVAIFLSVEVQIRDGRFPELLLDKLKNTTSYTLSAIGDSVFSGSGLIFWALATVNLLLAGLHTQAMLLGIGMFVGLQIFKVFTFWSGISKGLGFLDELKRWDLINWGERLKFANGFLVLLIWVQLWPRPLNVWDWYGGAVVLGGLGWVVTTGKVAREIVAVIVVVLGLLVKFV from the coding sequence GTGGAAGAAAAGACAGGGAAAAGATCGCTGGGGCCTGCTTTTGTCAGGAGTTTTCTGCGCTGCTATTTTGCCAGTGCGGGATTCAATACCCGCGGCCTTCAGAATGTAGGCTTTTCCTATGCCATGCAGCCGGGCCTTGAGGCCATTTACGATGACCCCGCAGAACTGGCCAAAGCCCGCAAGCGTTATGTAAAACATTTCAATTCCCATCCGTTCTGGGCTCCTCTGCTGGTGGCCATATTTTTATCTGTGGAGGTGCAGATCAGGGACGGACGTTTTCCGGAACTTCTGCTGGATAAACTCAAGAATACCACCAGTTATACGCTTTCCGCCATCGGAGATTCCGTGTTTTCCGGCAGCGGGCTTATTTTCTGGGCACTGGCCACGGTCAATCTGCTTCTGGCTGGTCTTCATACTCAGGCTATGCTACTGGGAATTGGGATGTTTGTGGGATTGCAGATTTTCAAGGTATTCACTTTCTGGTCCGGGATAAGCAAGGGGTTGGGCTTCCTGGATGAGCTTAAAAGATGGGATTTGATCAACTGGGGCGAGAGACTGAAGTTCGCCAACGGATTTCTGGTTCTGCTGATATGGGTTCAGCTGTGGCCAAGGCCGTTGAATGTCTGGGACTGGTATGGCGGAGCAGTTGTTCTCGGAGGTCTGGGCTGGGTCGTCACCACGGGGAAAGTGGCCCGCGAGATAGTCGCGGTCATTGTGGTGGTTCTCGGGTTGCTTGTTAAGTTTGTTTGA
- the rsmI gene encoding 16S rRNA (cytidine(1402)-2'-O)-methyltransferase: MHSTSPILWVVATPLGNLGDISSRAAEVLSSADIIFAEDTRRSGKLLQSLGISGKSFISLHEHNEEKRIEKVLEHFAQGGTAAMVSDAGTPLMSDPGYRVVRACRENGVRVVPVPGPSAPVTALSGCGLPPYPFTFLGFLPRKDGQIRRLLELHGQTGATIVFFERKSRLRETLHLAYEALGDREFAICRELTKDFEEFIYGTLADWDEVSEELRGEITVVVGPPVNEGPVSEEDVIRMIDAEMASGDKPKAIARRIAEKAEGWTAKAVYEKVTERKMDS, translated from the coding sequence ATGCATTCGACTTCACCGATTTTATGGGTAGTTGCAACACCGCTTGGCAACCTTGGTGATATTTCAAGTCGGGCGGCGGAGGTGTTGTCCTCGGCCGACATTATTTTTGCGGAAGATACCCGCAGGTCCGGCAAGCTGCTGCAGTCGCTCGGAATAAGCGGAAAGAGCTTTATAAGCCTGCATGAGCATAACGAGGAAAAGCGCATAGAAAAGGTGCTGGAACATTTCGCTCAGGGTGGAACAGCCGCCATGGTTTCCGATGCCGGAACACCGCTCATGAGTGATCCCGGCTACAGGGTTGTGCGGGCCTGCAGGGAAAACGGCGTCAGGGTTGTTCCCGTTCCCGGACCAAGCGCGCCGGTAACGGCGCTGTCCGGTTGCGGGCTGCCTCCTTATCCATTTACCTTTCTGGGTTTTCTGCCGCGCAAGGATGGCCAGATCCGCCGGCTTCTTGAACTGCACGGGCAGACCGGGGCGACCATCGTTTTTTTCGAACGCAAATCACGGTTGCGGGAGACCCTGCATCTGGCCTATGAAGCCCTTGGAGACCGCGAATTTGCAATCTGCCGCGAACTGACCAAGGATTTCGAGGAGTTCATATACGGAACCCTCGCCGACTGGGATGAAGTTTCCGAGGAGTTGCGCGGGGAGATAACCGTTGTGGTCGGACCGCCCGTCAATGAGGGGCCCGTTTCCGAAGAGGACGTGATCCGCATGATCGATGCGGAAATGGCGTCCGGGGACAAGCCCAAGGCCATAGCCAGAAGAATAGCGGAGAAAGCCGAAGGCTGGACAGCAAAAGCGGTCTATGAAAAGGTAACTGAAAGAAAAATGGACAGTTAG
- a CDS encoding YraN family protein: protein MPARHLTFGSAGEDYAAAFLENRGYTIRNRNWRYRQWELDIICEKDNELVFVEVKTRAGKDVQAGVQAVTSAKRRSLFKAVSRYLTAMDLWDRPCRFDLVIVINDGNGFIAEHMENAFDFTDFMGSCNTAWQPW from the coding sequence GTGCCTGCCCGGCATTTAACGTTCGGTTCAGCCGGAGAGGATTACGCGGCCGCTTTTCTGGAAAATCGCGGTTACACCATCCGGAACAGGAACTGGCGGTACCGGCAGTGGGAGCTGGACATTATCTGCGAGAAGGACAACGAACTTGTTTTCGTGGAGGTCAAGACCCGCGCCGGAAAGGATGTTCAGGCCGGGGTGCAGGCAGTGACTTCCGCCAAGCGCAGATCTTTGTTCAAGGCTGTCTCCCGCTACCTGACGGCCATGGATTTATGGGACAGGCCATGCCGGTTTGATCTGGTGATTGTCATCAATGATGGAAACGGTTTTATCGCGGAGCACATGGAAAATGCATTCGACTTCACCGATTTTATGGGTAGTTGCAACACCGCTTGGCAACCTTGGTGA
- a CDS encoding ribonuclease HII — translation MEYGMLPGLSGDNPVIAGVDEAGRGCLAGPVVAGAVILPEHYDLPGLTDSKQLEEADRERLEADIRRQAVCWALGVSRAQVVDRINILQATFRAMGRAVQHLGTRPGMLMVDGNKTVPVEYLGPSGGFRQEAVVKGDLKIPAISAASILAKTFRDRLMTHLDKRYPGYGFAGHKGYGTKVHLEALKELGPCAIHRLTFRGVLPEKKKAVSESMCLPGI, via the coding sequence ATGGAGTATGGAATGCTTCCCGGACTGTCCGGGGACAATCCGGTTATTGCCGGAGTAGATGAAGCCGGACGCGGTTGTCTGGCGGGACCGGTTGTAGCCGGGGCGGTGATTCTTCCTGAGCATTATGATCTTCCGGGCCTGACGGATTCCAAGCAGTTGGAGGAAGCGGACCGGGAACGTCTGGAAGCGGATATCCGCAGGCAGGCCGTGTGCTGGGCCCTTGGGGTCAGCCGGGCTCAGGTGGTGGACAGGATCAATATACTTCAGGCCACCTTCCGGGCCATGGGACGTGCCGTGCAACACCTTGGAACCCGGCCGGGAATGCTGATGGTAGACGGCAACAAGACGGTTCCGGTTGAATATCTGGGGCCCTCCGGGGGATTTCGTCAGGAAGCGGTGGTCAAGGGCGACCTGAAGATTCCGGCCATCTCGGCGGCGTCCATACTGGCCAAGACTTTTCGAGACCGGCTGATGACCCATCTGGACAAGCGCTACCCCGGTTACGGATTTGCCGGACACAAGGGCTACGGAACGAAAGTCCATCTTGAAGCTTTAAAAGAGCTGGGCCCCTGCGCGATACATCGTCTTACTTTCAGGGGAGTTCTTCCCGAAAAGAAAAAGGCCGTTTCGGAGAGCATGTGCCTGCCCGGCATTTAA
- the rplS gene encoding 50S ribosomal protein L19 — protein sequence MNVISKIEREHMRIDMPAFKAGDTVKVHLRIIEGEKERIQVFQGAVLRYRKGTTDSTFTVRKISDGIGVERVFPVHSPYIERVEVVAEGKVRRSRIYYLRGLKGKAARIKSKQAW from the coding sequence ATGAACGTAATTTCCAAGATCGAGCGCGAACACATGCGCATTGATATGCCTGCATTCAAGGCAGGCGACACTGTAAAGGTACACCTGCGCATTATCGAAGGTGAAAAAGAACGCATTCAGGTTTTCCAGGGTGCAGTTCTCCGTTACCGTAAAGGTACCACCGACTCCACCTTCACCGTCCGCAAGATTTCCGACGGTATCGGCGTAGAGCGCGTCTTCCCCGTACACTCCCCCTACATTGAACGTGTAGAGGTTGTTGCTGAAGGTAAAGTACGTCGCAGCCGCATCTACTACCTGCGCGGCCTCAAAGGTAAAGCAGCCCGCATCAAATCCAAGCAGGCTTGGTAG